The Oncorhynchus mykiss isolate Arlee chromosome 27, USDA_OmykA_1.1, whole genome shotgun sequence sequence aactagctaacttagctaatgttagccactcCAATCAACCCCATCAAAGCTGACTGCCAGATATCTAGTAAATCCTGTTAGGAATCAAAAGTGAAATGCTGTAATGGGCAGACAGCATTGTGCATTCAATGCTGAtttccaaaacacacacagagtatgttcacttagctagctaataacaATAACTATGTCTCAACCCTCAGCTTCAAGGTATCAGTGTCCAGCTGATTTTGTGGCATTTACCCACAAACCCTGTGCCAGTACCCTCATCGAAAGGCTTCGTGATGACAACACAGAATTATGGCTAATCAAAGCTCCCAGCGGTTTCAACCCGGACAGGTAAGCAACCCCTCTTTCCATTTATTAGAATTATCTTAGAAGAGGCATGATTCACTTCTAATAACATACAGGGAAATATCTAACAAAGTCCTCAGCATTTCTCTGTCAGTTATTAGAAGTGAGTCACTGTCCACTTCCATTGCTTTACACCCACATTGTCTACATTTGGTGTGCCTCTTAGCACACTGTCTgactgtcatctctctctcctccctcccagttTCAGCAGTCTGAAAATGCCTCTGTCTGGGCTGCAGACCATGCAGGCCCCTGCCCAGCAGGCGCGGGGCAGTGGTGGGAATTCCGGGCAGATCTATAGCGTGCTGGGTGGGCCCTCTGGTGCCGCGGACCTCCACCTCCTCACCAGCCACCGCCAGAGGCTCGACTCGGTGGTCTGTGCCCCGACCTTCAGCGGCCTCCTCAACATCTGTGAGAGCTACGGCGACTGCAGCACCAACCAGACCACCATAGCCATCCCAGCCACCCCGGCCCCCACCGTGCCCCCGGGGCTCCGCCTGCGCTTCCAGCCTTTCGGAAGCAGGACCCCCACCCTCTCCAGAGTGATGGAGGATACACCGGATACTCCGCTGCCGTCTTCACGAGAGACGCCTCTCAGGGTCACACTGGAcccgggggaggagaggaagagcaagaagaaaaagaagaaagacAAACTTATAaagactgaggaggaggaggaggtcagggTGAAGCAGGAGCTGCTACACATGAGCCCAGAGGAGTCCTATGAACTTCCTGGGCAGGAAGCTGACCtctcagaggagaagaggaggaggaagaagaagaagaagaagaaggacagaggagaggcagagggtaCTGTAGATTTGTCTTTTAATGTTATTAAACAAGAGGTGGAAGTAAAAGTTGAACCAATGGACAGTTCCTATGGTGACGTTGAAGATTCTGGAAAAAAGAAAAAGATAAAGAAAAACTAGCACGACGATGACGAGTCTGTTGTTTTTACCCGTCATCTGGTTTTGTGAAGTTATGCTATGATATAATTGTATTATTCAATTAGGCACTTCAACAAATAATTATTATGCTACTGTACTGTCATTTTGATTTTTTGGGGAGAAATGTTATTGTCTAATAAAACCAGTGTTCAGACTTGTGCCCCTTTAttcacactgaacaaaaatataaacgcaacatgtaaagcgtttgtcccatgtttcatgagctgaaataaaagatccctgacattttccatatgcacaaaaagctaatttctcatTTTGTgcccaaatttgtttacatccctgttagtgagcatttctcctttgccaagataatccatccgccTGACAAGtatggaatatcaagaagctgattaaacagcattatcattacacaggtgcagcttgtgctggggacaataaaaggcctcttaaatgtgcagtttcgtcacacaacacaatgccccaGACTTCTCAAGTATTGcgtgagtgtgcaattggcatgctgactgctggaATTGAATGTTCATGTCTACCAAAAGCTGCTTTCAAAGCtgatttagagaatttggcatcacgtccaaccagcctcaacagcagaccacgtgtaaccaccccagcccaggacctcaacaTCCGGCATTTTCACCCGCGGAATCGTCTGCTTCTTTTCTGTTGACTGTTACTTGAAGAACTGAATACCATGAAAATACTGTACCTATTAATGCTTGAGGGAGAAGTGTTCAGCATAAATGGCTATCAAATGTAAATGAATGTGTAGATAATTGATTGCTGtagatgaaactgggtttgcacaactgaagaatttctgcacaaactgtcagaaaccgtctcagagaAGCTCAACtgcatgctcgtcatcctcaccagggtcttgacctgactgcagttaaacgtcgtaactgacttcagtgggcaaatgctcaccttcgatggccactttCACACTGGAGAAGTGCTCTTTACGGATGAAtcatggtttcaactgtaccgggcagatggcaggcagcgtgtgtgggtgagcggttttcacgttgtaaacagagtgccccatggtggcggtggggttatggtttgggcaggtataagctacagacaacgaacataattgccttttatcaatggcaatttgaatgcacagagataccgtgatgagatcttgaggcccattgtcgtgccattcattcgctgccatcacctcatgtttcaacatgataatgcacagccccatgtcacaaggatctgtacacaattcctggaagctgaaaatgtcccagttcttccatggcctgcatactcaccagacatgttacccattgggcatgtttgggatgctctggttcTGCCAATATCCACCATCTTCACCCAGCCATTGAGGaaaagtgggacaacattccacaggctacaatcaactgcctgatcaactctatgcaaaggagatgtatcacgctgcatgaggcaaatggtgggcacacctgatactgactggttttctgatccacaccccctACCTTTTGttttaaggtgtctgtgaccaacaggtgcatatctgtattcccagtcatgtgaaatccatagattagggcctaatgaattcatttcaattgactgatttctttatatgaactgtaattcagtaaaatctttgacatttttgcatgttgcgttgATATTTCTGTTCGTTGTAGTTAATTTACCCTCAATGTTGCCATTAACTATTGATTCTGCTGCAGTCCTGCAGTACTCTTGCTCCACAGGCAGATGGTGGTGTGGTTCTTCTCTCGTCACCGGCCACAGATGCGGTCGGTTGCCTCTCAGCCTGCTCTTACTCTGCACCGGAGTATGGTCCTTTTTTCTAATGAGTTCAGAGACACCTCTGGTGCTATCCAACTCGATGTCTGTACTTTCCTCTCACTACACCACCCCCTGCACGTATGCCTCACTTACTCGCTGCAAGTCTGTGGTAGTGTCGCATTTCCTTCTTTTTTTCGGACACTTTACTGTATTTTTTAAAGTTGCGTTTGGGTTTGTGAGTGAATTATGAACCATGAACAAAATAACGTTGAATAAGCTACATATTCAATTCAATTCTTCGTATAAAAGGTTAtgtaattgttaaaatatatatatattattttgtacatgaataataattaaaaaaaaacttggATGGAAGTTCTGGTCATCAGAATTCTTTCTTGGTTCTCGATGCTCAGAGAGTATCTCAAAGACAACAGCTGCTATTTTATAACTCTGGTATGGAGGGCATAGAACTTTGATGTTGGATCAAACCTTATGCGAGATGTCTATGTATTCTCACAGATacgtgcaatgtgtgtgtgtttgggatctGCTTCAGATATGGTGTTGCAGATAACTTGGCTCCTAGCTAGTGGGTTACACAACAGGTAAACAGCAGAACATTGACTCCTGTTCTGTGGGTGTCTCCTACACACACCGCTACTCACCTTTGCTGTCTCACAGGCTAACACGTTTCACCATGGCTGGTTGTTTGTCCGTTTTCATTTGACCCACTTGAGAGCAGTCGAATGTCCTCCAGCAAGAAACCAAGATGGACACTATCATTCTGGTGCCTGTGTCTTCCTCCATATTATTGTTCAGTGGGTTAGCCATAGGGTCACCAGGCCAAGTCACAGCTGGGACAATGAGGCCCTGAAGTGAAGCACCTGGATGTGAAACAGAAATCTAGTCGAACTCTATGTTCTCGTCTATCTCTATGCGTTGATGTATTGTTTAATGGGGATAGATCTGCTATAGGCGCAGCAGGTTGCTTGAACAGTAAGTGCCGTCTGGCAAAGCAGATGAATAATTGAATGCAGTCTGAAGTTTAGATACAACGTGTCCAGACTACAGAGCAGGATTGGGCCCTGCGCGCCCCAACCGATGCAAatttggggggagggagaggggagcgaCTTGTGGGGGTAATGCATTGGAGAACCAATCTCGCCTGCTGTACCcaccccctccttctcttcccccctcttcacTCCTCCCTCCCCATCACTGCAGCGAttccctctcccccgtctccccctgTACTGCTCTCCTTTTCAACCAGCGTGCTCCAGCTAGCCTGCTGCAATGTGAGGGTTTCCATGGCAACGCAGTCCTGCCAAGGACCATGGTGCTCTGCTCTGTGGcgatggagagagaacgagagagagggattggGCTCATCAATGTATTATATGTGAGCTCCACCACTTCGGGCATGCTAAGATTGCTGTCTCGGAAAGCTGCAGTTCCCCCCTgctttcctctctgtccttttctTTGCAAGCCCATAACACTCAGCGTTTTTGACGGCGATTAAAGTGCATGGATCAATGCAGAGAGAATTGGTCCATCGGTTTAAGGATGACAGTGAAATTGGTCTGTGTTGCTTAAATGCAATGAGAATTGGTCTTGCGTTCGTTCTGGCGTTGTTTGCCCTTTGATGAATAAGTGCCACCCTGACATTGCTTTGGCTGCAGGAGAGCGCCTCCAAAACAAGTCTCACCACACCAGCAACTTCATTGCATACTAATGCCTTAACATGACGCACACTCAGCCCTCCCATTCATAGAGCAGAAATATGTCATTGAACCGAATAGGCTAAGGCCGCCTCTGCAATTTAGAAGAAACACGATACAGAAGTACTGATGCGTAATATTTGAAAGTGTTGAATGCACACTGTCTTCTGAATTAAAAGACGTTCTGTCAATGGAGACAAACCTTGTACCGTTGATCAGGTGTATGAGGGTTTGGGAAGCTGTCGCTGATGATGTTTGGGGTCTTTCTCGTCTCCTGGGCCTTCTGTTCATTTGAATGGGCTCCTCTTGTCTGCTTCTTTTCTGTTGAATGTTACTTGAAGAAGTGAATACCATGAAAATACTGTACCTATTAATGCTTGAGGGAGAAGTGTTCAGCATAAATGGCTGTCAAATGTAAATGAATGTGTAGATAATTGATCGCTG is a genomic window containing:
- the LOC110507479 gene encoding DNA-directed RNA polymerase I subunit RPA34, which encodes MPNEVSSSSDDSSDTEEVPQKRRKQASRYQCPADFVAFTHKPCASTLIERLRDDNTELWLIKAPSGFNPDSFSSLKMPLSGLQTMQAPAQQARGSGGNSGQIYSVLGGPSGAADLHLLTSHRQRLDSVVCAPTFSGLLNICESYGDCSTNQTTIAIPATPAPTVPPGLRLRFQPFGSRTPTLSRVMEDTPDTPLPSSRETPLRVTLDPGEERKSKKKKKKDKLIKTEEEEEVRVKQELLHMSPEESYELPGQEADLSEEKRRRKKKKKKKDRGEAEGTVDLSFNVIKQEVEVKVEPMDSSYGDVEDSGKKKKIKKN